In bacterium, one genomic interval encodes:
- a CDS encoding SPOR domain-containing protein, which yields MRLMIVTIAAVLTVVSCKTTQPAAKSDADFAKALETSEKNKSEKLDFLADEKLPNDMITPPDTVSPMTPAPDSITYKTYEPTIQARFRVQVFAGSPSNAQKNYTSLSADTTWKKAVYVLDDKTDGKWRVWVGDFMTREEADAAKQKLIQNGYPDAWIHEMKDMATPKISGKELFWLQIGSFSTEAAAQKAKTEAESKQSVRSKISHTDGMYKVWIGGFEDRAKADELKKTFPKAFVVKDAE from the coding sequence ATGCGTTTGATGATTGTGACCATTGCGGCTGTGCTTACGGTAGTTTCTTGTAAAACCACGCAGCCTGCGGCTAAATCCGATGCCGACTTTGCCAAAGCGCTTGAGACGTCGGAAAAAAATAAATCAGAAAAATTAGATTTTTTGGCCGATGAAAAACTACCCAATGATATGATCACTCCCCCGGATACGGTAAGCCCGATGACGCCTGCGCCCGATTCGATCACTTATAAAACTTACGAGCCCACGATCCAGGCGCGTTTCCGCGTACAGGTGTTTGCAGGCAGTCCCTCCAACGCACAGAAAAATTATACATCGCTCTCCGCCGATACCACATGGAAAAAAGCCGTGTATGTTTTGGATGACAAAACCGACGGCAAGTGGCGCGTCTGGGTCGGCGATTTTATGACACGGGAAGAAGCCGATGCCGCCAAACAGAAACTAATACAAAACGGTTATCCCGATGCGTGGATCCATGAAATGAAAGATATGGCTACGCCGAAGATTTCCGGTAAAGAACTTTTCTGGCTTCAAATCGGATCTTTTTCTACTGAAGCGGCAGCGCAAAAAGCAAAAACGGAAGCCGAATCCAAACAATCAGTACGCTCTAAAATTTCCCATACCGACGGTATGTACAAGGTATGGATCGGCGGGTTTGAGGACCGCGCGAAAGCCGATGAATTGAAAAAAACGTTTCCCAAAGCGTTTGTCGTAAAAGACGCGGAGTAA
- a CDS encoding DUF971 domain-containing protein — MLNHETATDVTIDRGKKLVTIQWADGKLSELPYAYLRAACPCANCDTTKHGGEANPLYPEQFADITMSDVQEVGRYALRFTWSDGHDTGIYSYSYLREKSNLF; from the coding sequence ATGCTGAATCACGAAACCGCTACGGACGTCACGATAGACCGCGGTAAAAAATTAGTCACGATCCAATGGGCCGACGGAAAACTCAGCGAGTTACCGTACGCCTATCTGCGCGCAGCATGCCCCTGCGCCAATTGTGACACGACCAAACACGGCGGAGAAGCCAACCCACTGTATCCGGAGCAATTTGCGGATATTACGATGTCGGACGTGCAGGAAGTCGGGCGCTATGCTCTGCGTTTTACCTGGTCGGACGGACATGATACGGGTATATATTCATACAGCTATTTGCGCGAAAAAAGTAATTTGTTTTAA
- a CDS encoding alpha/beta fold hydrolase: MTPELMPGAEPFFYTSETPARNAVLLVHGFTSSCHSMRELGKRIYENGMDARGILLPGHGTTPDDLATRYWSEWYEAVNIAFLEMKKNYNKVFIAGQSMGGCLALLLAARNRAVDGVVTIASGLKIYNTGIGLVPLVKHFIKHKPKLYGPDVKDERVKQTEVHYTRMPYASIHELLKLLKSLRAEIGNVACPLLTIHGREDHTFDFRNQDMIYRRVASTQKKKVVLENTYHLATLDFDKTIVQNETINFLKSLC, encoded by the coding sequence ATGACCCCGGAGCTCATGCCCGGCGCCGAACCGTTCTTTTACACTTCGGAAACCCCGGCACGTAACGCCGTACTATTAGTCCACGGTTTCACTTCCAGTTGCCACTCGATGCGCGAACTCGGAAAGAGAATTTATGAAAACGGCATGGATGCACGCGGCATACTGCTTCCGGGACACGGTACTACACCCGACGACCTCGCTACACGTTATTGGTCGGAATGGTATGAAGCGGTTAATATTGCTTTTTTAGAAATGAAAAAAAATTACAACAAAGTTTTTATCGCCGGACAATCTATGGGCGGATGCCTCGCTTTATTGCTCGCGGCGCGAAACCGTGCTGTAGACGGTGTAGTTACCATCGCATCGGGATTAAAAATCTATAATACCGGCATTGGGTTGGTGCCGTTAGTCAAACATTTCATAAAACACAAACCAAAATTGTACGGGCCGGATGTCAAAGATGAACGCGTCAAACAAACGGAAGTGCATTACACACGCATGCCGTATGCCAGTATTCATGAGTTGCTCAAACTGTTGAAATCGCTGCGGGCCGAGATCGGCAATGTAGCTTGCCCGTTGCTTACGATACACGGACGTGAAGATCATACGTTTGATTTTCGCAACCAGGACATGATTTATCGCCGCGTCGCTTCGACCCAAAAGAAAAAAGTTGTTCTCGAAAACACGTATCATTTAGCCACGTTGGATTTTGATAAAACGATAGTACAAAACGAAACCATAAATTTTTTGAAATCATTATGCTGA
- a CDS encoding Hpt domain-containing protein → MEFSKEEMMEIMAVFKAESAENLQILNDKMKEIAANPSNPAAIEQLHRTSHSMKGAARMLGLTPIEEIGRALEDGFKVVKDGKPLLTPDMIENVNVAVLGMAQLIDKLANEGTTDGFDISGIMQRLAAFK, encoded by the coding sequence ATGGAATTTTCCAAAGAAGAAATGATGGAGATTATGGCCGTTTTCAAAGCCGAGAGCGCCGAAAATCTTCAGATACTTAACGATAAGATGAAAGAAATTGCTGCGAACCCTTCCAATCCTGCAGCGATTGAGCAGCTTCACCGCACTTCCCACAGCATGAAAGGCGCAGCACGTATGCTCGGTCTGACCCCTATCGAAGAGATCGGGCGTGCGCTGGAAGACGGATTCAAAGTCGTCAAAGACGGGAAACCACTCCTGACGCCCGATATGATCGAAAACGTGAATGTTGCCGTCCTTGGTATGGCGCAACTCATTGATAAATTGGCCAATGAAGGCACTACTGACGGCTTTGATATCAGCGGTATTATGCAGCGCCTCGCGGCGTTTAAGTGA
- a CDS encoding XTP/dITP diphosphatase, with amino-acid sequence MEIVLATSNPKKVKEMNAIMSGMQVRFRRLNEFSDVPEIIEDGLTFKANALKKAHVIFEHTGIMALADDSGIEVDALGGKPGVFSARYAGPSQDDRANLEKLLRDTEHVPDEKRTARFHCVIALVWGQAGNAMEKTFHGVMEGALLRAPRGTHGFGYDPIFMVPQYDGKAAAELDPDLKNKISHRGRALEQFKTFFEKEFSIR; translated from the coding sequence ATGGAAATTGTTTTAGCAACAAGTAATCCCAAAAAAGTAAAAGAAATGAATGCTATTATGAGCGGGATGCAAGTCCGGTTCAGACGGCTGAATGAATTTTCTGATGTACCGGAAATCATTGAGGACGGATTGACGTTTAAGGCCAATGCATTAAAAAAAGCGCACGTGATATTTGAGCATACGGGGATAATGGCGCTCGCGGATGACTCGGGTATCGAAGTGGATGCGCTGGGCGGAAAACCCGGTGTTTTTTCGGCACGGTATGCCGGCCCGTCACAAGACGATCGTGCTAATCTGGAAAAATTGTTACGGGATACAGAGCATGTGCCGGATGAAAAGCGTACCGCGCGCTTTCATTGCGTCATCGCGCTGGTGTGGGGTCAAGCCGGTAATGCGATGGAAAAAACATTTCACGGTGTGATGGAAGGCGCGCTTCTGCGTGCGCCGCGCGGAACACATGGTTTTGGCTATGATCCTATTTTTATGGTGCCTCAATACGATGGAAAAGCCGCCGCGGAATTAGATCCTGATCTTAAAAATAAAATCAGTCATCGCGGTCGAGCGTTGGAACAGTTTAAAACATTTTTTGAAAAAGAATTTTCTATACGATGA
- a CDS encoding polysaccharide deacetylase family protein → MLLSKVMPKGIITRLPGSDSVVALTLDACESLIPSYFDTTILNYLLLERIPFTLFMTGNFAVRNRETLRMLAGYEWIDIQNHSYHHHLHMESLSDSAVVAEVRSAEDTIFSITGRRTKLFRFPGGNYDTLTLNRVEHLGYRVVHWSFESGDPDKKITPQKMIPWVTSKTRPGGILIFHINGRGYATGKALPEIVTHLRNTGYHFAKLNDYTFAE, encoded by the coding sequence ATGTTGCTATCCAAAGTAATGCCTAAAGGGATTATTACACGATTGCCGGGTTCAGATTCGGTTGTAGCGCTGACATTGGATGCCTGTGAGTCACTGATCCCTTCTTATTTTGACACTACGATTTTAAACTATTTGTTGCTTGAGCGTATTCCGTTTACTCTGTTTATGACGGGCAATTTTGCCGTACGAAATCGGGAGACATTACGTATGTTGGCGGGTTATGAATGGATAGATATTCAAAATCATTCCTACCATCATCACCTGCACATGGAGTCGCTGAGTGACAGTGCGGTTGTAGCCGAAGTGAGATCGGCGGAAGATACTATTTTTTCGATCACGGGCCGACGAACAAAGTTGTTTCGTTTTCCGGGCGGAAATTACGATACGCTGACATTAAATCGTGTCGAACACTTGGGCTATCGCGTCGTCCACTGGAGTTTCGAAAGTGGGGATCCGGACAAAAAAATTACGCCACAAAAGATGATTCCGTGGGTTACATCCAAAACACGACCGGGGGGTATTTTGATTTTTCATATCAACGGCCGCGGGTATGCTACAGGCAAGGCTTTACCGGAAATCGTCACGCATCTGCGTAACACCGGTTATCACTTTGCGAAGCTTAATGACTACACCTTCGCCGAATAA
- a CDS encoding sigma 54-interacting transcriptional regulator, whose protein sequence is MAKPRTLGELKSSGYQALSVKDEMRRNLMRKLKQGETIFPNIIGYDKTVIPELIHAILSKHDIILLGLRGQAKTRILRSLTNLLDEEIPVIEEAPLNDNPFDPVSRAAKDAVEKYGDATPITWWPRHERYGEKLATPDVTVADLIGDIDPIKAATQKLHYADERVMHFGVIPRSNRGIFAINELPDLQPRIQVSLFNILEEKDFQIRGFNIRIPLDIMIVFSANPEDYTNRGSIITPLKDRIDSQILTHYPTQIEDGIRITRQEAWEDRNPATIAIPDYFREIVENIAFQARGSEFIDQKSGVSARLTISCMENLLSTIERRMILLHEETSFPRICDLFYLIPSITGKIELVYEGEQQGMASVAKVLIGRAVKATFKQYFPDPLNKKNLPTYQSILSWFSTGNKLELSNEESFASYNAKLLSIPGLRDVAAKYMKTENKDAMTLATAMEFVLEGLHQNSSLSKDWIESHVSYKDIMGTMLGKINWEKEEEE, encoded by the coding sequence ATGGCAAAACCGCGGACGCTCGGCGAACTCAAATCTTCAGGCTATCAAGCTTTATCGGTCAAAGATGAAATGCGGCGCAATCTGATGCGCAAACTGAAACAGGGCGAAACAATTTTTCCCAATATCATCGGCTATGATAAAACCGTTATACCTGAACTCATTCATGCTATTTTATCCAAACACGATATTATCCTATTGGGATTACGCGGACAAGCTAAGACACGTATTCTGCGCAGCCTTACCAATCTTTTAGACGAAGAAATCCCCGTCATCGAAGAGGCACCGCTCAACGACAATCCATTTGATCCGGTTTCACGAGCGGCCAAAGATGCCGTGGAAAAATACGGTGATGCCACACCGATCACATGGTGGCCGCGCCATGAGCGCTACGGTGAAAAATTGGCCACACCCGATGTAACCGTCGCCGATCTGATCGGCGATATCGACCCGATCAAAGCGGCTACCCAAAAACTTCACTACGCCGATGAACGCGTCATGCACTTTGGTGTTATCCCTCGCAGCAACCGCGGCATTTTTGCCATCAATGAATTACCCGATCTCCAACCGCGCATTCAGGTTAGTTTGTTTAATATTTTGGAAGAAAAAGATTTTCAGATTCGCGGGTTCAATATTCGTATCCCGCTGGACATCATGATTGTCTTTTCGGCAAATCCCGAAGATTATACCAATCGCGGCAGCATTATCACGCCGCTCAAAGATCGTATTGACTCGCAAATCCTGACCCATTACCCCACACAAATAGAGGACGGCATTCGTATCACACGTCAGGAAGCGTGGGAAGATCGAAATCCGGCTACGATCGCCATACCCGATTATTTCCGTGAGATTGTCGAAAATATCGCCTTTCAAGCGCGCGGCAGTGAATTCATTGATCAAAAATCCGGAGTAAGCGCCCGGCTTACGATTTCGTGCATGGAAAACCTTCTGAGCACCATCGAGCGACGCATGATACTATTGCACGAAGAAACATCTTTTCCGCGTATCTGCGATTTGTTTTATCTCATCCCTTCGATCACCGGAAAAATCGAACTCGTCTATGAAGGCGAACAACAAGGTATGGCCTCTGTCGCTAAAGTATTGATCGGGCGCGCCGTCAAAGCGACATTTAAACAATACTTTCCCGACCCGCTCAACAAAAAAAATCTCCCGACGTACCAATCCATCCTTAGTTGGTTTTCCACCGGCAACAAACTGGAGCTTTCTAACGAAGAATCTTTTGCATCGTACAACGCCAAATTATTATCCATTCCCGGCTTACGCGATGTCGCCGCCAAATACATGAAAACAGAAAACAAAGACGCGATGACCTTGGCAACAGCGATGGAGTTTGTTTTGGAAGGCCTTCATCAAAATTCGTCGTTAAGCAAAGACTGGATCGAATCGCATGTAAGCTACAAAGACATCATGGGTACGATGCTCGGTAAAATCAATTGGGAAAAAGAGGAAGAGGAATAA
- a CDS encoding OmpH family outer membrane protein has product MSQESGNNSKNLLYAGVALGALLLIGMIILFVKVTSLEKGGSKVGFIKSDALLAQYKPALAIQQKLQEETAPFQADLQKRYAELQTIGEDLEKKSKVLSSAAMAPQMESFQRKQSEFYQLQQSLQQQVNQKQSQLMEPIFQDISTFIQKYGKDNGYTVILGTPVEGLIVYGETGHDLTETLLNELNSKVPPSMPVPFSGKDTTKK; this is encoded by the coding sequence ATGTCTCAAGAATCCGGAAATAATTCTAAGAACCTGCTTTACGCCGGCGTGGCGCTCGGCGCTTTGCTTCTGATCGGTATGATCATTTTATTCGTCAAAGTAACTTCGCTCGAAAAAGGCGGTTCCAAAGTCGGCTTCATCAAATCGGATGCGTTGCTTGCACAGTACAAACCCGCGCTCGCAATTCAGCAAAAACTGCAAGAAGAAACAGCGCCTTTCCAAGCTGACTTGCAAAAGCGTTATGCGGAGCTGCAAACCATCGGCGAAGACCTTGAAAAAAAATCTAAAGTCTTAAGTTCGGCCGCTATGGCACCGCAGATGGAATCCTTTCAACGTAAACAATCCGAATTTTACCAATTGCAGCAATCACTGCAGCAACAGGTCAATCAAAAACAATCCCAACTGATGGAACCTATTTTCCAGGACATCAGCACGTTTATTCAAAAATACGGTAAAGATAACGGATATACCGTTATCCTTGGCACGCCCGTCGAAGGATTGATCGTATACGGCGAAACCGGCCACGACCTGACGGAAACACTGCTCAACGAACTCAACTCCAAAGTACCTCCGTCTATGCCGGTACCTTTCAGCGGTAAAGACACGACGAAAAAATAA